GTGTCGTGGTCGTGGATCACGGTGCCCACCGGCATCTTCAGCTCGATGTCGTCGCCGCCCTTGCCGTAGCAATCGGCGCCGCGGCCGCGCTCGCCGTGCTGCGCCAGATACTTCTTGACGAAGCGGTATTCAACCAGCGTATTGACGTTCTCGTCGGCCACCGCGTACACGCTGCCGCCCTTGCCGCCGTCGCCGCCGTCCGGACCGCCGAAGGGCACGAATTTTTCGCGGCGGAAGCTGGCCACGCCATTGCCGCCGCGCCCGGCCATCACTTCAATCCGGGCTTCATCGATGAATTTCATTGCACTCAACCTCTGTCTTGCGAGGAGTCAGGCGTCAGGGTTGGCCATGCCAGCCCTCACGCCTTGCCCCTCGGGTATGAAAAAAGCCCTATCGCAAGGATAGGGCTTTCTCGGATGTCAGAAAGCGAATTATTCGCCGTCTACACCAGTGTACGGAACCACGTTAACGGTCTTGCGCTTTTGCGCGCCCTTAACGGTGAATTCAACGTAGCCGTCAACCTTGGCGAACAGGGTGTGGTCCTTGCCCTGGCCGACGTTTTCGCCAGCATGGAACTTGGTGCCGCGCTGACGCACGATGATGGAACCAGCCGGAATCAGTTCGCTGCCGTAAACCTTAACGCCCAGGCGTTTGGCTTCGGAGTCACGACCGTTGCGGGAGCTGCCGCCTGCTTTTTTGTGTGCCATGACTGTTTATCCTTA
This genomic window from Chromobacterium phragmitis contains:
- the rpmA gene encoding 50S ribosomal protein L27 — encoded protein: MAHKKAGGSSRNGRDSEAKRLGVKVYGSELIPAGSIIVRQRGTKFHAGENVGQGKDHTLFAKVDGYVEFTVKGAQKRKTVNVVPYTGVDGE